A single region of the Candidatus Paceibacterota bacterium genome encodes:
- a CDS encoding family 10 glycosylhydrolase, translated as MNSSRDSFGRAVWLLLAAVLGCVTVWGASTPENRKAVPGPAEVRGVWMWSSALQQESGEQIAAHLAEHQINRVFFLVKGYSGRVCYPSKLAPSQRSGRDCLREILTACHKRGIEVHAWFVFNSDDHWGTKHPEDAMCHVGKPDAWGDGPYSKKDSQSSIPICPLSQGYRSHFKGLVREVLAGYEVDGIHLDYIRYGHMCYCFCPRHQSLAASNGIAMANVRKAIYKTFYAPRKQSSYYFDRYRAGDHDVTRWVGMREEDINTAVNEVRQLVKTTKPTLALSASFMPEGGELDDAYARCHYAQNYATAGSQLDYILPMTYWNSPLRVAQIARNAEQKSHRPVYSGLWASEAKATPPDKQERDDSVSAPISRVVSPLKLSQHIQVLREQGIKGFVLFQYGTMTERLWKELP; from the coding sequence GTGAATTCTTCAAGAGACTCGTTCGGCAGGGCGGTTTGGCTCCTCCTGGCAGCCGTGTTGGGATGTGTAACAGTTTGGGGAGCTTCCACTCCGGAGAATCGGAAAGCGGTTCCCGGTCCCGCTGAAGTCAGGGGGGTGTGGATGTGGAGTTCGGCCCTCCAGCAGGAGAGCGGCGAACAGATTGCCGCACATCTCGCCGAGCATCAAATCAACCGGGTGTTCTTTCTGGTGAAAGGCTACTCCGGGCGGGTGTGCTATCCGAGCAAATTGGCCCCTTCGCAACGATCAGGCAGAGACTGCCTGAGGGAGATCCTGACGGCTTGCCACAAGCGAGGCATCGAGGTCCATGCCTGGTTTGTATTCAATAGCGACGATCACTGGGGGACGAAGCATCCGGAAGACGCCATGTGTCACGTCGGCAAACCGGATGCCTGGGGGGATGGGCCTTATTCCAAAAAGGACAGCCAGAGCAGTATTCCGATTTGCCCGCTCAGCCAGGGGTATCGAAGCCACTTCAAGGGCCTGGTGCGGGAGGTGTTGGCCGGTTACGAGGTGGATGGGATTCACCTGGACTACATCCGGTATGGACACATGTGCTATTGCTTCTGCCCGCGGCACCAGTCGCTGGCCGCCAGCAACGGCATCGCGATGGCGAACGTGCGGAAAGCCATCTATAAGACCTTCTACGCGCCCAGGAAGCAGAGCAGTTACTATTTCGACCGCTACCGGGCCGGCGACCACGACGTGACTCGCTGGGTGGGCATGCGGGAGGAGGATATCAACACCGCTGTGAACGAGGTCCGGCAACTCGTCAAGACCACGAAACCGACGCTGGCCTTGTCCGCGTCGTTTATGCCGGAGGGTGGGGAGTTGGATGACGCCTACGCTCGCTGCCATTACGCCCAGAATTACGCCACCGCCGGCAGCCAGTTGGATTATATCCTGCCGATGACTTACTGGAACAGTCCCCTGCGGGTGGCGCAGATCGCGCGCAATGCCGAGCAAAAGTCCCACCGGCCGGTCTACAGCGGACTCTGGGCCTCAGAGGCGAAGGCCACCCCGCCCGACAAGCAGGAGCGAGACGACTCCGTGTCGGCGCCGATCTCCAGAGTGGTGTCCCCGCTGAAGCTGAGCCAGCATATTCAAGTGCTTCGGGAACAGGGCATCAAAGGGTTTGTCCTCTTCCAGTATGGCACCATGACCGAGCGGTTGTGGAAGGAACTGCCCTGA